A region of Pseudomonas sp. PDM14 DNA encodes the following proteins:
- a CDS encoding globin domain-containing protein, with the protein MSTALDAQAASLVKHSVPLLKAHGAAINQRLYATLAERHPAAHALLQRADFPPLAAVVASYAANADDLGPFLQHAPRIARVHQRIGLQEAHFDMLGSALQDALHAILGDRVPAATLCAWSALYRQLAVTLIRLQRELPPLPSTPSSE; encoded by the coding sequence ATGAGCACGGCCCTCGACGCCCAGGCCGCCAGCCTGGTCAAGCACAGTGTGCCGCTGCTCAAGGCCCATGGCGCAGCGATCAACCAGCGGCTCTACGCCACTCTGGCCGAGCGCCACCCTGCGGCCCACGCGCTGCTGCAGCGGGCCGACTTTCCGCCTCTGGCCGCAGTCGTGGCCAGCTACGCGGCCAACGCCGACGACCTCGGCCCCTTCCTGCAGCACGCACCGCGGATTGCCCGCGTGCACCAGCGCATCGGCCTGCAGGAAGCGCACTTCGACATGCTCGGCAGTGCCCTGCAGGATGCCCTGCACGCCATTCTGGGCGACCGCGTGCCTGCGGCGACCCTTTGCGCCTGGAGCGCGCTGTACCGGCAACTGGCCGTAACCCTGATACGTCTGCAGCGCGAACTGCCGCCGCTGCCTTCCACCCCATCGAGTGAGTGA
- a CDS encoding AMP-binding protein has product MNQAIYLEQLAALQSAAWPAAAPREAKYPHGQQPLGEYLRTWAQLQPDAPALDFYGHSLSYAELDQLSDRCAALFSELGVVPGDRIALFMPNCPQLHIAFYAILKCGAVYAPVSPLSKGLELSYQLRDSGARVVLCFDQLLPVVQAVREECQLSHVLATSLSELCPAAPSIPVPDLLQAPKVTDTDAIDFYPALHACQAPVPAHRPQLDDIAALNYTGGTTGLPKGCVHTHGDMLYTCASFLPVALDLQRDSVMLNFLPEFWIAGENAGLLFPVFAGCRLVLLARWDASAFMAAVQHYRVSHCGLLVDSAAEVLDHPQASRHDFSSLRKTGSISFIKKLTRDYRARWRQLTGCTLFEFSFGMTETHTCDTFTAGLQDDDFDLTSAPTFVGLPVPGTAFKVCDFGSGELLPLGSEGELCVRSPSLLHGYWQRPEESAAALRDGWLHTGDLGQITEQGFIRYLGRRKEMLKVNGMSVFPSELEALLGQHPALLASAVIGRADEQRGQTPVAFVVLKADSGETPESLVAWCKEAMASYKVPEIRIVDALPMTATGKVKKNELEHWLQPA; this is encoded by the coding sequence ATGAACCAAGCCATCTACCTCGAGCAACTCGCCGCGCTACAGAGCGCCGCCTGGCCAGCCGCCGCGCCGCGTGAAGCGAAGTACCCGCACGGCCAGCAACCACTCGGCGAGTACCTGCGGACATGGGCCCAGCTGCAGCCCGACGCCCCGGCCCTGGACTTCTACGGCCACAGCCTCAGCTACGCCGAGCTGGATCAGCTCTCCGACCGCTGTGCGGCGCTGTTCAGCGAACTGGGCGTGGTGCCGGGCGACCGCATCGCCCTGTTCATGCCCAACTGCCCGCAACTGCACATCGCCTTCTACGCCATCCTCAAGTGCGGCGCGGTGTATGCACCGGTCAGCCCGCTGTCGAAAGGACTGGAACTGAGCTACCAGTTGCGCGACAGCGGGGCGCGCGTGGTGCTCTGCTTCGACCAGCTGCTACCGGTGGTGCAGGCAGTGCGCGAGGAGTGCCAGCTCAGCCATGTGCTGGCCACCAGCCTGTCGGAACTGTGCCCGGCCGCGCCAAGCATTCCCGTGCCGGACCTGCTGCAGGCGCCCAAGGTCACCGACACCGACGCCATCGACTTCTACCCAGCCCTGCACGCCTGCCAGGCGCCAGTCCCGGCACACCGTCCGCAGCTCGACGACATCGCCGCGCTCAACTACACCGGCGGCACCACCGGCCTGCCCAAGGGCTGCGTGCACACCCACGGCGACATGCTCTACACCTGCGCCAGCTTTCTGCCGGTGGCGCTCGACCTGCAGCGCGATAGCGTGATGCTCAACTTCCTGCCGGAGTTCTGGATCGCCGGGGAAAACGCCGGCCTGCTGTTCCCGGTGTTCGCCGGCTGCCGCCTGGTGCTGCTGGCACGCTGGGACGCCAGCGCGTTCATGGCGGCCGTGCAGCATTACCGGGTCAGCCACTGCGGCCTGCTGGTCGACAGCGCTGCCGAGGTGCTCGACCACCCGCAGGCGAGCCGCCATGACTTCAGCTCGCTGCGCAAGACCGGCAGCATCTCCTTCATCAAGAAGCTGACCCGCGACTACCGCGCCCGCTGGCGCCAGCTCACCGGCTGCACGCTGTTCGAGTTCAGCTTCGGCATGACCGAAACCCACACCTGCGACACCTTCACCGCCGGCCTACAGGACGACGACTTCGACCTCACCAGCGCGCCGACCTTCGTTGGCCTGCCGGTGCCGGGCACGGCCTTCAAGGTTTGCGACTTCGGCAGCGGCGAGCTGCTGCCCCTGGGCAGCGAGGGCGAGCTGTGCGTGCGCAGCCCCTCGCTGCTGCATGGCTACTGGCAACGCCCGGAGGAATCCGCCGCGGCGCTGCGCGATGGCTGGCTGCACACCGGCGACCTCGGCCAGATCACCGAACAGGGCTTCATCCGCTACCTCGGCCGGCGCAAGGAAATGCTCAAGGTCAACGGCATGAGCGTGTTCCCCAGCGAGCTGGAAGCCCTGCTCGGCCAGCACCCTGCCCTGCTCGCCAGCGCCGTGATCGGCCGCGCCGACGAACAGCGCGGGCAGACCCCGGTGGCCTTCGTCGTGCTCAAGGCCGACAGCGGTGAAACGCCCGAGAGCCTGGTCGCCTGGTGCAAGGAGGCGATGGCCAGCTACAAGGTGCCGGAGATCCGCATCGTCGACGCCCTGCCGATGACCGCCACCGGCAAGGTGAAGAAGAACGAGCTCGAACACTGGCTGCAGCCAGCATGA
- a CDS encoding LysR family transcriptional regulator encodes MNQPHEWSALGRIDLNLFRVFEVIYRERNLTRAAVVLSLSQSAVSHALNRLREQLGDPLFVREGRGVAPTPLARQLAPGIEDALSGLLRSVSRGQRFDPLRDRRTFSLNMPEQMEPVVLPMLIAHLQRVAPQLEVRSSSVHWAELKRELLAGRIDLAIEIARPTDAELRQQMLRQDPLCVVAGPGFSGELTVERYLAAEHVAVTSWRRGICVEDLALGHMGLVRQVRQRCQNYLSAVQLVAQGERLLTMPRQYAELINSGLPNRLLALPLALPPVTLNLYWAREAENEVGNRWLRDQLLQLATARP; translated from the coding sequence ATGAATCAACCACATGAATGGTCGGCATTGGGGCGTATCGACCTGAACCTGTTCCGCGTGTTCGAGGTGATCTACCGCGAGCGCAACCTGACCCGCGCCGCGGTGGTCCTCAGCCTCAGTCAGTCGGCGGTGAGCCATGCATTGAACCGCCTGCGCGAGCAGCTGGGTGACCCGCTGTTCGTGCGCGAGGGCCGCGGGGTGGCGCCAACGCCCCTGGCCAGGCAGCTGGCGCCCGGCATCGAGGATGCCCTGAGCGGGCTGTTGCGCAGCGTCAGCCGTGGGCAGCGCTTCGACCCGCTGCGCGACCGGCGGACCTTCAGCCTGAACATGCCGGAACAGATGGAGCCGGTGGTGCTGCCGATGCTGATCGCGCACCTGCAGCGTGTCGCGCCGCAACTGGAGGTGCGCAGCAGCAGCGTGCACTGGGCCGAGCTGAAGCGCGAGCTGCTGGCCGGGCGCATCGACCTGGCCATCGAGATCGCCCGCCCGACCGATGCCGAGTTGCGCCAGCAGATGCTGCGCCAGGACCCGCTCTGCGTGGTGGCCGGCCCGGGCTTCAGCGGCGAGTTGACGGTGGAGCGCTACCTGGCGGCCGAGCACGTGGCCGTGACCTCCTGGCGTCGCGGCATCTGTGTCGAAGACCTGGCCCTGGGGCACATGGGGCTGGTGCGCCAGGTGCGCCAGCGCTGCCAGAACTACCTGTCGGCGGTGCAGCTGGTGGCGCAGGGCGAACGCCTGCTGACCATGCCGCGGCAGTACGCCGAGCTGATCAACAGCGGGCTGCCCAACCGGCTGCTGGCGCTGCCCCTGGCGCTGCCGCCGGTGACCTTGAACCTGTACTGGGCGCGCGAGGCCGAGAACGAGGTCGGCAACCGCTGGCTGCGCGACCAGTTGCTGCAGTTGGCGACCGCCAGACCCTAG
- the ubiM gene encoding 5-demethoxyubiquinol-8 5-hydroxylase UbiM: MNVDIVIVGAGPAGLCLARALSGQGLNIALVERQPRAQLAEPAFDGREIALTHASHQELQRLGLWQRIAPADIAPLRDAQVFNGPSLFALRIQAAQVGQQRLGHLVANQAIRRAAFEAVAECTDVQLLDDCQLDDLRIDDHGVHLRLQDGRELQARLLVAADSRFSETRRRLGIGAHSKDFGKTMLVCRMRHERDHQQTAWEWFGYGQTLALLPLNERCSSAVLTLPQQQIDALLALDEGAFAREMERRFDHRLGAMQLIGSRHSYPLIGVYAERFAGPRCALVGDAAVGMHPVTAHGFNFGLLSQRRLADAVLRADNLGQDIGAAAHLQRYARAQHLASWPLYQATNLLVGLYTDDRAPSRLLRNASLRLAQGATPLRRAIARHLTAASSR, encoded by the coding sequence ATGAATGTGGATATCGTCATCGTCGGCGCCGGACCGGCCGGTCTGTGCCTGGCCCGCGCGCTGTCCGGCCAGGGGCTGAACATCGCCCTGGTCGAACGCCAGCCGCGCGCCCAGCTCGCCGAGCCCGCCTTCGACGGCCGCGAGATTGCCCTGACCCATGCGTCGCACCAGGAACTGCAGCGCCTCGGCCTGTGGCAACGCATCGCCCCGGCCGATATCGCCCCGCTGCGCGACGCCCAGGTGTTCAACGGCCCGTCACTGTTCGCCCTGCGCATCCAGGCTGCCCAGGTCGGCCAGCAGCGCCTCGGCCATCTGGTCGCCAACCAGGCGATCCGCCGCGCCGCCTTCGAGGCCGTCGCCGAATGCACCGACGTGCAGCTGCTCGATGACTGCCAACTGGACGACCTGCGCATCGACGATCACGGCGTGCACCTGCGCCTGCAGGATGGCCGTGAGCTGCAGGCGCGCCTGCTGGTCGCCGCCGACAGCCGCTTCTCGGAAACCCGCCGGCGCCTGGGCATCGGCGCGCACAGCAAGGATTTCGGCAAGACCATGCTGGTCTGCCGCATGCGCCACGAACGCGACCATCAGCAGACCGCGTGGGAATGGTTCGGCTACGGCCAGACCCTGGCGCTGCTGCCGCTCAACGAGCGCTGCAGCTCGGCGGTGCTGACATTGCCGCAGCAGCAGATCGACGCCCTGCTGGCGCTCGACGAAGGCGCGTTCGCCCGCGAGATGGAACGGCGCTTCGACCACCGCCTGGGCGCCATGCAGCTGATTGGCAGCCGCCACAGCTACCCGCTGATCGGGGTCTACGCCGAGCGTTTCGCCGGGCCGCGCTGCGCGCTGGTCGGCGATGCCGCGGTGGGCATGCACCCGGTCACCGCCCACGGCTTCAACTTCGGCCTGCTCAGCCAGCGCCGCCTGGCCGACGCCGTGCTGCGCGCCGACAACCTCGGCCAGGACATCGGCGCCGCCGCGCACCTGCAACGCTACGCACGCGCCCAACACCTGGCGAGCTGGCCGCTGTACCAGGCGACCAATCTGCTGGTCGGCCTGTACACCGACGACCGCGCGCCCTCGCGCCTGCTGCGCAACGCCAGCCTGCGCCTGGCCCAAGGTGCCACGCCGCTGCGCCGGGCCATCGCCCGACACCTGACGGCGGCGTCCTCGCGCTAA
- the ispA gene encoding (2E,6E)-farnesyl diphosphate synthase, whose amino-acid sequence MIAAYMQRAQERVDTQLASLFDAPRSELARIYQAMHYSVAGGGKRVRPLLVYAACEALDGNLDRADGAACAVELIHAYSLVHDDLPAMDDDDLRRGKPTTHKAYDEACAILAGDGLQSLAFEVLADPRRNPQDANLRLSMVMGLARAAGPAGMVGGQAIDLESVGRQLDQQALETMHRHKTGALIEASVQLGALASGNADEAALRSLQQYAQAIGLAFQVQDDILDVESDTATLGKTQGKDQAHAKPTYPALLGLEQAKAYALELRDLALHSLRPFGERAEPLRELARYIVERRN is encoded by the coding sequence ATGATCGCGGCCTACATGCAGCGCGCCCAGGAGCGGGTCGACACGCAACTGGCCAGCCTCTTCGATGCCCCGCGCAGTGAGCTGGCGCGCATCTACCAGGCCATGCACTACAGCGTCGCCGGCGGCGGCAAGCGCGTGCGCCCACTGCTGGTGTACGCCGCCTGCGAAGCCCTCGACGGCAATCTCGACCGTGCCGACGGCGCCGCCTGCGCGGTGGAGCTGATCCACGCCTACTCGCTGGTGCACGACGACCTGCCGGCGATGGATGACGACGACCTGCGCCGCGGCAAACCGACCACCCACAAGGCCTACGACGAAGCCTGTGCGATCCTCGCCGGCGACGGCCTGCAGAGCCTGGCCTTCGAAGTGCTCGCCGACCCGCGGCGCAATCCGCAGGACGCCAATCTGCGCCTGTCCATGGTCATGGGCCTGGCGCGTGCCGCCGGCCCGGCCGGGATGGTCGGTGGCCAGGCCATCGACCTCGAATCGGTGGGACGCCAGCTCGACCAGCAGGCCCTGGAGACCATGCACCGGCACAAGACCGGCGCGCTGATCGAAGCCAGCGTGCAGCTCGGCGCCCTGGCCAGTGGCAATGCCGACGAGGCAGCGCTGCGTTCGCTGCAGCAGTACGCCCAAGCCATCGGCCTGGCGTTCCAGGTGCAGGACGACATCCTCGACGTGGAAAGCGACACCGCCACCCTGGGCAAGACCCAGGGCAAGGACCAGGCTCACGCCAAGCCGACCTACCCGGCCCTGCTCGGCTTAGAGCAGGCCAAGGCCTATGCCCTGGAGCTGCGCGACCTGGCCCTGCACAGCCTGCGCCCCTTCGGCGAACGTGCCGAGCCGCTGCGCGAACTGGCGCGCTATATCGTCGAACGGCGGAATTGA
- a CDS encoding exodeoxyribonuclease VII small subunit: MARKKAAVDFEQSLADLQTLVERLEGGELSLEDSLTAFEQGIRLTRDCQASLAQAEQKVQILLERDGELEEAPFDADQQA; encoded by the coding sequence ATGGCCCGCAAGAAAGCCGCCGTCGACTTCGAACAATCCCTCGCCGACCTGCAGACACTGGTCGAGCGCCTGGAAGGCGGCGAGCTGTCGCTGGAAGACTCGCTGACCGCCTTCGAGCAGGGCATCCGCCTGACTCGCGACTGCCAGGCCTCGCTGGCCCAGGCCGAGCAGAAGGTGCAGATTCTTCTCGAGCGTGACGGCGAACTGGAGGAAGCCCCCTTCGATGCGGACCAGCAGGCATGA
- a CDS encoding membrane integrity-associated transporter subunit PqiC codes for MTVLRLPAVLLLTGLLGLAGCTTHQAVPLYQLDSGSPEVPKQEQGLAVLLGPVSIADYLQREAFLQRQADGSLVPADDARWAGSLASDIDQLLLRQLAAQLDSQRMVLAPANPGFTPDVQVLLTISRLDSGPQHPAVLEAQWRLLDRGGRLRDSQLLRLQQAHTGSPAAQVQAQSVLLRQLTDQLAAAIEPLRGQPLAEAPKPVQPASRPAKPAQRPQPNIPMVAPARSSGDVLRF; via the coding sequence ATGACTGTGTTACGCCTCCCCGCTGTTCTGCTGCTGACTGGCCTGCTCGGCCTGGCCGGTTGCACGACGCACCAGGCGGTGCCGCTGTACCAACTCGACAGCGGCAGTCCGGAAGTACCCAAACAAGAGCAAGGCCTCGCCGTGCTGCTCGGTCCGGTGTCCATCGCCGACTACCTGCAGCGCGAAGCCTTCCTGCAACGCCAGGCCGATGGCAGCCTGGTGCCCGCCGACGATGCGCGCTGGGCCGGTAGCCTGGCCTCGGACATCGACCAGCTGCTGCTGCGCCAGCTTGCCGCGCAACTCGACAGCCAACGCATGGTGCTGGCCCCGGCCAACCCCGGCTTCACTCCCGACGTCCAGGTTCTGCTGACCATCAGCCGCCTGGATTCCGGTCCGCAGCACCCGGCCGTGCTGGAAGCCCAGTGGCGCCTGCTCGACCGCGGCGGCCGTCTGCGTGACAGCCAGCTGCTGCGCCTGCAACAGGCCCACACCGGCAGCCCGGCGGCCCAGGTGCAGGCACAGAGCGTGCTGTTGCGCCAGCTCACCGACCAGCTCGCCGCCGCCATCGAACCACTGCGCGGCCAGCCACTGGCCGAAGCGCCGAAACCGGTGCAACCGGCCTCGCGCCCCGCCAAGCCGGCACAGCGCCCGCAACCGAACATCCCGATGGTCGCGCCGGCGCGCAGCAGCGGCGACGTGCTGCGCTTCTGA
- the parC gene encoding DNA topoisomerase IV subunit A has protein sequence MSDSLDLSLEGVERRSLADFTEQAYLNYSMYVIMDRALPHIGDGLKPVQRRIVYAMSELGLDADSKHKKSARTVGDVLGKFHPHGDSACYEAMVLMAQPFSYRYTLVDGQGNWGAPDDPKSFAAMRYTEARLSRYSEVLLSELGQGTVDWVPNFDGTLDEPATLPARLPNILLNGTTGIAVGMATDVPPHNLREVASACVRLLDEPNATVEQLCEHILGPDFPTEAEVITPRADLLKIYETGKGSVRMRAVYRVEDGDIVVTALPHQVSGAKVLEQIAAQMQAKKLPMVADLRDESDHEHPCRIVIIPRSNRVDADELMQHLFATTELESSYRVNTNVIGLDGKPSVKDLRTLLTEWLVYRVGTVRRRLQFRLDKVEKRLHLLEGLLAAFLNLDEVIHIIRTEDSPKPVLMERFGLTEIQADYILDTRLRQLARLEEMKIRGEQDELAKERAKLLALLGSETKLKKLVRQEILDDAEKYGDDRRSPIVARAEAKALSENELMPTEPVTVVLSEKGWVRCAKGHDIDATGLSYKAGDGFKTSAPGRSNQYAVFIDSTGRSYSLAAHTLPSARGQGEPLTGRLQPPPGATFDCVLLPDDNALYVIASDAGYGFVVKGEDLQAKNKAGKALLTLPTGALVVPPKPLANREEDWLAAVTTEGRLLLFKVADLPQLGKGKGNKIIGIPGERVASREEYLTDLAVLPAGATLVLQAGKRTLSLKPDDLEHYKGERGRRGNKLPRGFQRVDALLVEA, from the coding sequence ATGAGCGACTCCCTCGATTTGAGCCTGGAAGGCGTGGAACGTCGGTCCCTTGCCGACTTCACCGAGCAGGCTTATCTCAACTACTCCATGTACGTGATCATGGACCGCGCCCTGCCGCATATCGGCGACGGCTTGAAGCCCGTGCAGCGGCGCATCGTCTACGCCATGAGCGAGCTGGGCCTGGACGCCGACTCCAAGCACAAGAAATCGGCGCGTACCGTCGGTGACGTGCTCGGCAAGTTCCACCCGCACGGCGACAGCGCCTGCTACGAAGCCATGGTGCTGATGGCGCAGCCGTTCAGCTACCGCTACACCCTGGTCGACGGCCAGGGCAACTGGGGTGCGCCGGACGATCCCAAGTCCTTCGCCGCCATGCGCTACACCGAGGCGCGCCTGTCGCGCTATTCGGAAGTGCTGCTCAGCGAGCTGGGCCAGGGCACCGTGGACTGGGTGCCGAACTTCGACGGCACCCTCGACGAGCCGGCCACCCTGCCGGCGCGCCTGCCGAACATCCTGCTCAACGGCACCACCGGCATCGCCGTGGGCATGGCCACCGACGTGCCGCCGCACAACCTGCGCGAAGTCGCCAGCGCCTGCGTACGCCTGCTGGACGAGCCGAACGCCACGGTCGAGCAGCTCTGCGAGCACATCCTCGGCCCGGACTTTCCCACCGAGGCGGAAGTCATCACCCCGCGTGCTGACCTGCTGAAGATCTACGAGACCGGCAAGGGCTCGGTGCGCATGCGCGCCGTGTACCGCGTCGAGGACGGCGACATCGTGGTCACCGCCCTGCCGCACCAGGTCTCCGGAGCCAAAGTGCTGGAGCAGATCGCCGCGCAAATGCAGGCCAAGAAGCTGCCGATGGTCGCCGACCTGCGCGACGAATCGGACCATGAGCACCCCTGCCGCATCGTCATCATCCCGCGCTCCAACCGCGTGGATGCCGATGAGCTGATGCAGCACCTGTTCGCCACCACCGAGCTGGAATCCAGCTACCGGGTCAACACCAACGTCATCGGTCTCGACGGCAAGCCGTCGGTGAAGGACCTGCGCACCCTGCTCACCGAATGGCTGGTGTACCGCGTCGGCACCGTGCGCCGCCGCCTGCAGTTCCGCCTGGACAAGGTCGAGAAGCGCCTGCACCTGTTGGAAGGCTTGCTCGCGGCCTTCCTCAACCTGGATGAAGTGATCCATATCATCCGCACCGAAGACTCGCCCAAGCCGGTGCTGATGGAGCGCTTCGGCCTCACCGAGATCCAGGCCGACTACATCCTCGACACCCGCCTGCGTCAGCTGGCGCGCCTGGAAGAGATGAAGATCCGCGGCGAGCAGGACGAGCTGGCCAAGGAGCGCGCCAAGCTGCTGGCCCTGCTCGGCAGCGAAACCAAGCTGAAGAAGCTGGTGCGCCAGGAAATCCTCGACGACGCCGAGAAGTACGGCGACGACCGCCGCTCGCCGATCGTTGCCCGCGCCGAAGCCAAGGCCCTGTCCGAAAACGAGCTGATGCCGACCGAACCGGTCACCGTGGTGCTCTCGGAAAAAGGCTGGGTGCGCTGTGCCAAGGGCCACGACATCGACGCCACCGGCCTGTCGTACAAGGCCGGCGACGGCTTCAAGACCTCGGCACCGGGGCGCTCGAACCAGTACGCGGTGTTCATCGACTCCACCGGGCGCAGCTACTCGCTGGCCGCCCACACGCTGCCGTCGGCACGCGGCCAGGGCGAACCGCTCACCGGTCGCCTGCAACCGCCACCGGGCGCGACCTTCGACTGCGTGCTGCTGCCGGACGACAACGCGCTGTACGTGATCGCCTCGGACGCCGGCTACGGCTTCGTGGTCAAGGGCGAGGACCTGCAGGCCAAGAACAAGGCCGGCAAGGCCCTGCTCACCCTGCCTACCGGCGCCCTGGTGGTGCCACCCAAGCCGCTGGCCAACCGCGAGGAAGACTGGCTGGCCGCGGTGACCACCGAAGGCCGCCTGCTGCTGTTCAAGGTCGCCGACCTGCCGCAACTGGGCAAAGGCAAGGGCAACAAGATCATCGGCATCCCCGGCGAGCGGGTCGCCAGTCGCGAGGAATACCTCACCGACCTGGCCGTCCTGCCAGCCGGCGCGACCCTGGTGCTGCAGGCCGGCAAGCGCACTCTGTCGCTTAAACCGGACGACCTGGAGCACTACAAGGGCGAACGCGGACGGCGCGGCAACAAGCTGCCACGGGGCTTCCAGCGCGTCGACGCGCTGCTGGTGGAAGCCTGA
- a CDS encoding TIGR02281 family clan AA aspartic protease, with amino-acid sequence MSDAQPAGKRAGRVMLVLAWGAGLLLATHFFGKWEDRQANPNQQPQSVHGTDFIEVRLASGRGGHYLLDGQINGDTVTFLLDTGASAVAIPAGLADELGLKRGAPITLSTANGQSTGYRTRLNSLQLGDIQLHDVAALIAPGMDGDEVLLGMSALKQLEFTQKGGTLVLRQSTSLK; translated from the coding sequence ATGAGCGACGCCCAGCCAGCCGGCAAACGCGCCGGCCGCGTGATGCTGGTGCTCGCCTGGGGCGCCGGCCTGCTGCTGGCCACGCACTTCTTCGGCAAGTGGGAAGACCGCCAGGCCAACCCCAACCAGCAGCCGCAATCGGTGCACGGCACGGACTTCATCGAAGTGCGCCTGGCCAGCGGCCGCGGCGGCCACTATTTGCTCGACGGACAGATCAACGGCGACACCGTGACCTTCCTCCTCGACACCGGCGCCAGTGCCGTGGCGATTCCCGCCGGCCTCGCCGACGAACTGGGGCTCAAGCGCGGCGCGCCGATCACCCTGAGCACCGCCAACGGCCAATCCACCGGCTACCGCACGCGCCTGAACAGCCTGCAGCTTGGCGACATCCAGCTGCACGACGTGGCCGCGCTGATCGCCCCCGGTATGGATGGCGACGAGGTGCTGCTCGGCATGAGCGCCCTCAAGCAACTCGAATTCACTCAAAAGGGCGGCACCCTGGTGCTGCGCCAATCGACTTCACTGAAATGA
- a CDS encoding esterase-like activity of phytase family protein: protein MRVSALLFGLLLSASLHAAEAVDAPPVELKLLTEHPVDGMFGGNLSGLAHCAGELLAVSDRDDAMVYRLTPQAGTFEAVAERFDAQPPPPSGLPWGLRMRAWVAGMVRGGELDFEGLSCDSAGNRYLVSESHAAVLQITPSGSANWLNLPPSLVRQARASGMLLHFNALLEGIAVDPAGERLWLAAEQQRRGILVLHRKKGSWTCTGGCVLLSQGGVEPSLPLADNTRSSPRDFSDLAFFDNKLFTLERGAHRICRRSLNDGKKEKCWSFAASVLTEERRYPFDYGVVEAMALKVDGVWLGADNGNDTARGDGERRPILWHFAAPKGGWSAP, encoded by the coding sequence GTGAGGGTGAGCGCCCTGCTGTTCGGCCTGCTGTTGAGCGCTTCGCTACATGCTGCAGAGGCTGTGGACGCACCGCCTGTGGAGCTGAAGCTGCTGACCGAGCATCCGGTCGACGGCATGTTCGGCGGCAACCTCTCCGGCCTGGCGCATTGTGCCGGTGAACTGCTGGCCGTGTCCGATCGCGACGATGCCATGGTCTACCGCCTGACACCCCAGGCTGGCACCTTTGAGGCCGTGGCCGAGCGCTTCGATGCCCAGCCACCGCCGCCCAGCGGATTACCCTGGGGCCTGCGCATGCGCGCCTGGGTCGCCGGCATGGTGCGCGGTGGTGAACTGGATTTCGAAGGCCTGAGCTGCGACAGCGCCGGCAACCGCTACCTGGTCAGCGAATCCCACGCGGCCGTCTTGCAGATCACGCCCAGCGGCAGCGCCAACTGGCTCAACCTACCGCCGAGCCTGGTGCGCCAGGCGCGCGCCAGCGGCATGCTGCTGCACTTCAACGCGCTGCTCGAAGGCATCGCCGTCGACCCGGCCGGCGAGCGTTTGTGGCTGGCGGCCGAGCAGCAACGCCGCGGCATCCTCGTGCTGCACAGGAAGAAAGGCAGCTGGACCTGCACCGGCGGCTGCGTATTGCTATCCCAGGGGGGCGTCGAGCCCTCGTTGCCTCTTGCAGACAACACCCGCAGCAGCCCGCGCGACTTCTCCGACCTGGCCTTTTTCGACAACAAGCTGTTCACCCTCGAACGCGGCGCCCACCGTATCTGCCGGCGCAGCCTGAACGACGGCAAGAAGGAAAAATGCTGGTCGTTCGCCGCCAGCGTGCTCACCGAGGAGCGGCGCTACCCGTTCGACTATGGTGTCGTCGAGGCCATGGCCCTAAAGGTCGACGGCGTATGGCTGGGCGCCGACAATGGCAACGACACCGCCCGCGGTGATGGCGAGCGCCGCCCGATCCTCTGGCACTTTGCCGCGCCGAAAGGCGGCTGGAGCGCACCATGA